gcttcaCTCTTGCGCCTGTCTGCACGGCGAACAGAGCTGCGTGAAAGTGCTCGGAGCGGTGAGCTCGCGTGTGCAAATGAAAGTGTGCGTCGGCGGGACTCGCGCTCCGTGCCGCTCGGCGGTGATTCGCTTTCGGGTGCTGCGTGCTCGTCGCTTTCCAAATCAAGCACTGGGACGGGCGAAGAGCAGCGAGAGTTGTCGGCGCCGGTGCTGGGCGTGCGTtcgccgctgcggtgcgTTTCTTCGCTCCCCACACGAAAACGGAAGCCAGAGTCGCCGCCAAAGAATACGCGGTACATATCTGTAGGGTCGTTTGCACCGCGGTGTTCCAAATACCAGCTGGCCCAAAGGCTGTGGTCTGTATCTGTCGCGGTGCGCCCAGAGCCGTGCTGTGCAGGGGTGCAAATCACACGCAGCGATGGCCCATTGTGGGTGGGCGTCGCGCCCTCGGGGTATATCGTTGCATCCTGCCACCAGTCAAGCTCCGTCACAGCGTCTGGCTGCACATTTGCCTGGATAAACCAGTCCTTGTTGCCAAGGGGCACAAAGAAATGAGTCGCGCCTTGGAAGCGCTGCCATAACGCTGTAATTGTGCTGGTGTCCAGGTGATCATAGTGGTTGTGCGAGATAATCACTGCGTCAATGGCGGGAAGGTCTGCAAcactgcacggcgcaggaTAAAAGCGCGTAGGCCCAAACATTTGCGACGGCGAGCACCGCTGCGAGAAGATGGGATCGAAAAGAACAGTAAGCGCTCGGCCACCCGGAGAAAGCGAGGGGAGCTGCAAAAGCACGCCGGCGTGACCAAGCCATGTCGCATgtgcgcgctcgacgctggCATCGAACGCAAAGTCGGGAGTTTGGACATCGAGCGATGAATACATCACTTTTTCGCACTCATTCTGGCTCGCATTCGACTGCAAGCCCGGCACTTCGGGCGTGTCGGGCACAAGCCGTTTGAAAGTCGCTGCGAGATTGTCGAGCATCGTCCCAGGGGCAGGGGCGGGCGAACCGGGCCGCTCGCCCCACTCGAGTCCCTGCAGCACCTCGGTCGCGGTCGGCTTGTGCCAGCTATCCCATGGATTTTGAAAGCccgcacgcacagcaccACGTATCCACTCATTCAATACAACATAGTGTGCTGGCGGCTCAGTGTGCTTGCGTGCATTCGCACGCACTTGCAACGCCATGGAATGTACAGCCAAGCGgagagcggcgctttgTTATCACGTGGTTTGCGCACGGATCCCAGACCTGTTTTGTCATCCGTACGCACGGATGCATACCTTCCTTCCCGATGGAGCCGCTGGTGgcatgcggcgtgcgtgcgctaTGGCACAGCAGCCCAGCACCGAGAGTGGGTGTGCTGATGGTTTGCGGCAACCCTGGAATCTCGGAGTATTACCGTCCCTTTTTGGATGCCATGTGTCGATCGCAGGACGTGGATCAGCATTGCACGATCCTATGTGCGTCGTACCTTGGGATTGATGCGCCAGTTCCGGGCGCGCCGTCACCTACAGGGATGTATGGGACACTAGACCAGTTGTACTATACGCTCGAAGAGCAAATTGATGCTcaggagcgtgcgctggcATACTTACAAACACGGCTCCCTCCCGCAACTCCGATTGTGGTGATGGGCCACAGTGTAGGCGCGTACATTGCCGTGCGTCTTTTTCAGCGGGCACCGGAAGCAGTCAAAGGGCTTCAGCTGCTTTTTCCTACCTTGTCTTTCattggcgatgcgccgcgcgcggcgtccgtGCGGTGGCTCCTAAGTCCGCTTGGGTTTGTGTTTGTGCAGCTTCTTGCTGGGTTCTTGGCTCTTCTGCCTT
This is a stretch of genomic DNA from Malassezia vespertilionis chromosome 1, complete sequence. It encodes these proteins:
- the EFM4 gene encoding N-acetylphosphatidylethanolamine-hydrolyzing phospholipase D (EggNog:ENOG503NX7Q; COG:S), translating into MALQVRANARKHTEPPAHYVVLNEWIRGAVRAGFQNPWDSWHKPTATEVLQGLEWGERPGSPAPAPGTMLDNLAATFKRLVPDTPEVPGLQSNASQNECEKVMYSSLDVQTPDFAFDASVERAHATWLGHAGVLLQLPSLSPGGRALTVLFDPIFSQRCSPSQMFGPTRFYPAPCSVADLPAIDAVIISHNHYDHLDTSTITALWQRFQGATHFFVPLGNKDWFIQANVQPDAVTELDWWQDATIYPEGATPTHNGPSLRVICTPAQHGSGRTATDTDHSLWASWYLEHRGANDPTDMYRVFFGGDSGFRFRVGSEETHRSGERTPSTGADNSRCSSPVPVLDLESDEHAAPESESPPSGTERESRRRTLSFAHASSPLRALSRSSVRRADRRKSEARGAGAHVYPECPAFAEIAERFGAPDLSMLPVSVGATYAYLKSFDPLPDWISPIPRLSDGLTGANHMSASDAVTIFTLMQGRADPSIPLCKRPHIISDAQRKTRQPVALAIHWGTFVDGAAEVAETMQRLQWACERQNVRYTRTYAPGQLKHGYTQDASTSADPSAPVFVLVNHGQSIAIPQGPLVASTTSTC
- a CDS encoding uncharacterized protein (TransMembrane:3 (o108-127i139-160o166-187i); EggNog:ENOG503P0KT; COG:S); the protein is MEPLVACGVRALWHSSPAPRVGVLMVCGNPGISEYYRPFLDAMCRSQDVDQHCTILCASYLGIDAPVPGAPSPTGMYGTLDQLYYTLEEQIDAQERALAYLQTRLPPATPIVVMGHSVGAYIAVRLFQRAPEAVKGLQLLFPTLSFIGDAPRAASVRWLLSPLGFVFVQLLAGFLALLPFSCVTALVSRVTGQQPHMATITAGLATRPGSLRCSVALAHDEFATIRDIDSHFEAQIQKYGTRLHTYWGAGDSDTWAPAAFRHHAEKTLGLSAWAVSEDSGVHVPHRSSTECALGMPHSFCLAHGDSMARICTAWLLQDHARSAK